One genomic segment of Syntrophorhabdaceae bacterium includes these proteins:
- a CDS encoding SDR family NAD(P)-dependent oxidoreductase, whose protein sequence is MRFESRVVFITGGTKGLGKAMAQAFLAEGASVAVNSRSKEAVDRFAEEFKGQQVLAFDTDITDYAAMEAMASKVYETLGKVDILINNAGIVNPLAPSEKIKKDDFDRVIDVNLKGTFYATQVFGKRMVQQGSGRIISIASQVALFGEKGFLPYAIGKSGLMVMTRQLAYEWSKSGVTLCAVAPGFIKGGMNEGLIRKEAFVNYLSGRTPIGRMGTVEELVSTILFLASDDSRYINGETIVMDGGMTGYTPEGLLDFMSKGK, encoded by the coding sequence ATGAGATTTGAAAGCAGGGTTGTTTTTATCACTGGCGGAACAAAAGGGCTCGGAAAGGCAATGGCACAGGCCTTCCTTGCGGAGGGGGCGTCGGTCGCGGTCAACAGTCGCAGCAAAGAGGCCGTGGATCGGTTCGCCGAGGAGTTCAAGGGTCAGCAGGTGCTTGCCTTCGATACGGACATTACCGACTATGCGGCCATGGAGGCCATGGCGTCGAAGGTCTACGAGACACTGGGAAAGGTGGACATTCTCATCAACAATGCCGGCATCGTCAATCCCCTGGCGCCTTCGGAAAAGATAAAAAAGGATGATTTCGACAGGGTCATCGACGTCAACCTCAAGGGGACCTTCTACGCGACACAGGTCTTCGGAAAGAGGATGGTGCAGCAGGGTTCCGGACGGATCATCAGCATAGCCTCACAGGTGGCTCTTTTTGGAGAAAAAGGTTTTCTTCCCTACGCCATCGGAAAATCAGGGCTTATGGTTATGACCCGGCAACTGGCATATGAATGGTCGAAATCGGGCGTAACACTCTGTGCTGTCGCCCCCGGCTTCATCAAGGGCGGCATGAACGAGGGGCTGATCAGAAAAGAGGCCTTCGTCAATTACCTTTCAGGCAGGACGCCCATCGGAAGGATGGGCACCGTCGAAGAGCTGGTCTCCACGATACTCTTCCTGGCATCCGACGACTCCCGGTACATCAATGGCGAGACCATCGTGATGGACGGCGGCATGACGGGCTACACCCCGGAAGGTCTTCTTGATTTTATGTCAAAAGGCAAATAA